The genomic interval TTGGACGACCATTTTCTTAGCAGTCCACACAAATCAACGACGTGTAAAAATTAGTGATGGCAAGCCCATTGGATTGTGAAAAACACCAAATTATCGGTATTATTGTGAACGGTTCACGTgcgatatatttttataaaaaaaatatatatatatgtatatatttttaagacACATATTCATTCAGGAAATTGCTAGTTTAGGATAAGTATTTTCATAATTGATTTGTGTGTCAATAAACTATACAAATccatattataaaaaaatttcgaaaacATTGGTACACAAACAAGAttcataaaaatgtatatgatTTGGTTCAGGAATTTCCAAAATATAaagttttcataaatttaagaaattaaaatatatgcaCTTATGTATGGAAGGGCGTATTATTCATAAGTGTTTTCGGAGTCTAGATTGTGACATACACAAAAGTATCTccttaaaacattaattaattataagcAAACATTACAAAGGCAAGCCTACTTTTTGTTATCGATAGCTTCAATTGCCCATTCCTATTCGTTGTAGTGTTGAGAAACTCATCAAAGGTCCCCCCTTTTGAAACTTGTTGGCTGACACGCAAGAGCGTGCCTTCTGTCTGTTTTACAACAATTTCGGCCTAGTTTGCAGGTAAATTCCAAATATTTTAACCCACTGTCAACGTGAAGTTGAAGACCAACGCCTGACGTATGAGGGACAATAGAAATTTTCGCTGCAAACCCCTTGTTTTGGAAACGCTTTGAGGTTATACTTTCACTCACAGGCAAACGCAGGCACCTCACCCCCGCTCTTCATTCCTGAATCGGTGCACCAGATTTGTTTTGACGGTCGGGGATGGTGATTTGCAACGTTGACAGTGGAGTGATTACCATATAGGCGGCTGATTAGAGTAGAGCGAAGCCAATACTGattaatttttgttcatttgaaaACTATCAACAGCATGTCGCGCAGAAAGGAGAACGAGGAGGTGGACAAGCAGACGCGTATTGCCATCGTCAGCGATGACAAGTGCAAACCGAAGCGGTGTCGGCAGGAGTGCAAGAAGACCTGCCCGGTGGTGCGCATGGGCAAGCTGTGCATCGAGGTGACGCCCACGTCCAAGATAGCCTCGTTGTCCGAGGAGCTTTGCATCGGTTGCGGTATCTGCGTCAAGGTGAGTGTGCTTAGCTGCAACTGCTGTAATAGACGGATTAACTCGTGCTCTTAATTCCCCAGAAATGCCCCTTTGAGGCCATCACAATCATCAACTTGCCCAGCAATCTGGAGAAGCACACAACGCATCGGTACAGCAAGAACTCCTTCAAGCTGCATCGTCTGCCCATTCCGCGTCCCGGTGAGGTGCTCGGTCTTGTGGGACAGAACGGTATTGGCAAGTCGACCGCTTTGAAGATTCTCGCGGGCAAGCAAAAACCGAATCTGGGGAAGTACGCCAATCCGCCCGACTGGACGGAGATCCTTAGCTACTTCCGCGGATCTGAGCTGCAGAACTACTTCACCAAGATCTTGGAGGACAACCTGAAGGCGCTGGTCAAGCCGCAGTATGTGGATCAGATCCCCAAGGCGGTACGCGGCGCTGTGGGCGATCTTCTGGATAAGAAGGACGAGAGGGATCTGCAGACCAAGATCTGTGAAATGTTGGATCTATCGCACATCCGCGATCGTGAGATCGCTCAGCTTTCTGGTGGAGAATTGCAGCGTTTTGCCATCGCCATGGTGTGCATACAGAATGCAGACATTTTCATGTTCGACGAGCCGTCCTCGTATTTGGATGTTAAGCAGCGTCTGAACGCTGCCTTGACCATTCGATCACTCCTGCATCCCACTAAGTAAGTTGAACACTTTTGTGGCAATGCTTTAATTAATGACACGGTTCTATTCAGGTTTATTATCGTGGTGGAGCACGATCTGTCTGTGCTGGATTACTTGTCTGATTTTATTTGCTGCCTTTATGGAGTTCCCGGTTGCTACGGTGTGGTCACTATGCCTTTCTCTGTGCGTGAAGGCATCAATATTTTCCTCGACGGCTTTGTGCCCACCGAAAACATGCGATTCCGCACTGAATCACTTACTTTCAAAGTATCTGAGTCCGCTACGGAGGAGGAGATCAAGCGCATGAACCACTACGTGTATCCCGCCATGGTCAAGACCCTTGGCAAGTTCGAACTGACGGTGGAAAAGGGTCACTTTAGCGACTCCGAGATCCTGGTGCTTCTGGGCGAGAACGGTACAGGAAAGACGACGTTCATTCGCATGCTGGCTGGTAACCTCCAACCCGATGGCGAGGTGGAACTGCCCATGCTCAATATCTCGTACAAGCCGCAGAAGATTTCCCCGAAATTCCAGAACCATGTGCGCCATTTATTGCACGATAAGATTCGTGACGCCTACGTACATCCTCAGTTTATTGCCGACGTTATGAAGCCCATGAAAATTGAGGAAATCATGGACCAGGAGGTGCAGAACCTCTCCGGTGGTGAGTTGCAGCGTGTGGCCTTGGTTCTGTGTCTTGGAAAGCCAGCGGATGTCTACCTCATCGACGAACCTTCCGCCTATTTGGACTCAGAGCAGCGTCTGGTGGCCGCCAAGGTTATCAAACGGTATGTTTTATCTAGACTTTAAATCTGCACACAAATATTGACGTTTTCTTGTTTTAGCTACATTCTGCACGCGAAGAAAACTGGATTTGTGGTGGAGCACGATTTCATCATGGCCACCTACCTCGCCGATCGTGTCATCGTGATTGAGGGTCAGCCTTCAGTGAAGACGACAGCCTTTTCGCCGCAGTCGCTGCTGAATGGCATGAACCGCTTCCTGGAACTGCTTGGTATTACCTTCCGTCGCGATCCCAACAACTTCAGGCCCCGCATCAACAAGAACAACTCGGTCAAGGACACAGAACAGAAACGCTCGGGCCAATTCTTCTTCTTGGAGGACGAAGCTTGTAACTAAGACAGGTTCACGGACAACTTCGATTGGACAGCTCGTTTTCCTATGTTCTCCTCAGCTTTCCTTCGTTCATTTCGCATTCTTTGGTTGAAAAACACATTTGCtttcaaattattttgttattgttgtcgaGGATTGCGTACAATCGAAAATTGGGGATTAATTGTACTTGATTAAAGTGAGTTTTATATACGTTTTTACAGCGAAATAAATAGAGAAccgaaacaacaaaatgttgttCTAAGTGAGTctagcaaaaataaacaaattttctttgtacaaaattgcatttgggAGTTATTTTGTGGTGCCAACTAAGATATGTAGttcatttgaaaatgaaaacagttGATATCTGCAAATTAACACGTATTTATTGCACTTAAGCGATAATTACTGAAAATACGCACAatacaaatgtaaatattaatataaattacatacaaatttttgttattcCAATTCGATCACAATTCGAAATAAACACACAATGGATAAAACCTACAAACATTTATAAGTAtataatttacaatatttgttttttggatATACCAACGCATGCACAGcatatttttaatgtaaacGCTTTTGAAGCTTTAAATTTATGCGatttaatcaaatttacatacaaattttTCGAAAAAGGCAAATTTTGAGTTTATAATACTTAATTTGATCCGAGGCTTGTGACCACTAAATAACTGACAAAAGTAAGTACTATAAATAGGTAATTTCGGAGACTTATGCGCTAAAAATTCCATAAAAGTAAATGCGTCAAAAATTGACCCAAATATTTGATAGTTGCATTGTGCAGTTTCGAATCCTAATCGGAGTCTGAGAGTAGAGAGCGTTTTACAAGGAGAGTTTTCAAGTTACAGCAGTTCCTTTTGaagatttcttttttatattaattacgTTGCAGAACTTATTCAATAGAAGTATAGTTAGTAAAAATGGACACACGTATGTCTAAAATTGAGTGTTGAGTTGATCCAAAAGCAGATCCTATGGTTTAtccaataatttaattaccttgtttattttcgttttccttcAGCATAATTTCTTGTAAATGGAACTTTTAGTGACTTAACATTAGTTTTGCTATGTGCTTAAATAATTGTCGAAATCTTGCAACAGAACGTATCAAAAATAAGTGTATATCATGCAGGAGATTAATAGATAGAGAACATCTGAGGTAGCCGACTATGTATCGTTTCCACTTTTCATGAGGGTGGACACTTCCTGGCCGAGCTCCAAGGCTTGTTTACGCAGTTTGAGGGCCTAAAAGGTACATAACATCagtttgcttttcgctgtctaTAGATAAATGGACTAACCTGAGTTCTAAGTTCCTTCTCGCGGGTGACAAGTTCCTGGATTTGGGACATGACTGTGGCTGAGCTACGTTGATCTATCACCCACCGCAAATAGAGATCTAAAATGCAGGCTTAATAAGCACAAGTTTAACTATTAAGTTCTTAAACATACCACTCCACAGCTCTAAGCTTATGGGCGCCACCGATGGCCATATCACATTGGCATTGGGCTCGTAAAGCGGATTTAAGAGTGTCTGAAGGACATCAGGCCGGTTTAAATAAGACCACAAGCTCGTCGTTCTGGTGTGCACGTTCAGCTCGTTCCGCTCTCGCTCTGAATCGCACAGGAACGTTCCGTACTGCGAAAAGTGGCTGTGCTCGAATAGAAGGATCAGCAGTTGAGTGCTGAACTCAAAGCTGCAGGGAAACTGCGTGTACAGCTGATAAATGCAATCCAGAAAGAGGACGAAGGTGGCACCAGATGTTTTATTGCGTGTCTGATTTGGTGTATAGCATGAGAAGCGGTGACGGGAGGCGAACGGATGTCCCGCCTGTATCCACTCGCGCTCTATCAAAGCCTGTAGGCTGCAAAGGAAATACGACATGAATATTTTGATCATGGCAAATAGAAGATGATGACTTACCCCCTTACAGTTCGGCAGTCGGGATTAAGGATGATCTGCACCAGTGAGGTGACAATAAGCGTGGAATCTAACCCTTTAGCACCGTGCACCAACACTGGACTTCCCTCCTGATCCAGGCATTGCGCCACCACACAAGAGGCGTTCAGCGAGTTCAGCACGAGACTCAGCCAGCCGCTGCTTTCCAATCGCGATAGCCACTTGTCCGTACTGCACCCCAAATCGTTGCAAGCCTCAATCAGTCGAGCAAAACTGTCCAGGATGGAGGCGGGCGAACTGACGTTTCCAATTGAACGATTTACCTTCTTCCACTGCGAGTAGTGCAGGTCAGTTTCCGTATTCGACTTGCCCTTACCCCAGGTGTCCACGATGAACCCCTTTCGACTGCGACCCAGCACCAGATTTAGGATTGCCTCGTCAGCTCGACAGCGCTTGATGCCCTGAATGGACTGCGGCTGGGAGCTGCGCATCAGCGTGGCCTGCAaatataattcatttaatttaatacaattCGCTGGTGTAGTTGCAGTGACTTACGCCATTTTCATGCCTGTAACTGAGCACGGGAAAGCGACCGCCATCCCGGAACGCAGCAGAGAGCACTATCTGCTCGTCCGTAATTGCTTTAGGTACAATTAGCGTGGCGCCATATGTGGCACAAACGCTGAAGTCTCTGTTGACGTTGGTGATGCGCCACTCACAGGAGGCCTGGGGACCTTGAAGCGCTCCACCTCCCAcgccaccaacaccaccacccgCAAGGGCGTCTATCGCAAAGCCATTTTGCAGAGGGTGGGGAATGCCGGCGCCCACAGTCAACGTTGATGTCGAAGTTGATGGCATGCAAATTGTTATGTTGGCCACATTCGGCGAGGACCCACCGCCCATGCCCACCCCGCTTATGAGTTTGGCGAACTCCAGCTCGGGCCTGTCGTTTGGATGGGGAGGTTAATTGAATTGTAGCCAATTTGCCAGTTATGGAGAAGGCAAGTACCCACCTAAACATCGTGTAGCCGTCCTCTAGGATCGAGTACATAGGGCGGTAGAAAAATGGATACAGCAGTTCGGTGTTCTGAATGGCACTGAGTGCCTCCAGCGATGCCGCCACGTTGAAGAACTCCTTGCCACACTTAATCTCCAACGAAATGATGCGCAGGTCCTTGCACTTCAGGGTGATAAGCCCACCGACCACGACGTTCTGCGACAAACTAGGCTTCTTCTCCACACAGTCGATGTTTTGGTGCAGCAACTgaaagggagaaggagggtGAGCATGATGAATTTCCAATTCAATTATTAGCGCTCCATTGAAGCCGAAGCACATCGGATTAGGGGAGCCGGTCTCAACCCACTTACCCATAGCTCCTGGCTGGTTTCCTGGCGGGCGCTGAGCAGCAAATGGTGCCCGGTGATGCACAGTGTGCCAACTGTTGCACCCGACGCCCCCGCATTCGATGGGTCGTGCAGCAGGACTCCGTCCAGCTTGGGGGTCTTTATGAGGTCGGCGAATTCCATGGCTTCGCCCACGGCGGGGTGTCCGATTTGATTTAGCCCCGACTAATtaactttttgcattttgcccCGGCTATCTCCTGTTGCCACTTGATTGCCTCTGTCGACGCCGCCTTCCACCTCCGCCCTTCTTCGCCACGGTTATCCCGCCTTTCGAGTCCCCTTTTTTGAACCCACAGCAGTGCGTACGTCACCGGCTCTGGCGGGGATTGGCCGTATTTTCGGCACCGCTGGTCTGCAGCTAACAATGAAACTTGCTTCGGGCTGTCACAACTATGCTTCCACGCCCCCGCTTACGGCACAGATTgcatttctttctttctttgcGATTCCGTTTCCGTCCGACTGTTCTGTTTTGTGCTTTGCGCCAGTGTGCCCGTCGCTTGCTGGGCCCTAAAGCTCAGCTGGACTAGGCACTACCACACTGCGTTTCGGCTATGCACCGTTATTGCCATTTTCGAAAGAACTACTtaattttcagtttatttaaacaaattttggtTACTTGTCTTTTGTACGCATAAACAAAAgattaaaactatttaaaccAATTTTGGTTACCTGTCTTTTGTACGCACAtgagcaaaataaataataaaaaaaagccTTTCTGAGACGTGAACCCCTTTGAACATCTGCAAATTcttaaatatgcaatttaacAAGCAAGAATAAAACTATGTTGCATACTGGTTGCATGTCACACGCACATGCGGTCCTTTAATCCAAGTAAAAGTAAGAAAAGATTATGATAGATTCAAGTATGGCTAAATTAAGTTTTACATATGGTACACAGACAGCGATGCCGATCCAAGGTGGTCCGGGCCAGAAGAAACGTCAAATACTCTTTGGAATGCGCTGCAGCAGACGATGGCGCGGTGGCAAGGTGACTTAGTAAATGGAGTATCCTCCAGCTTAAACGACTCCCGTCGGACGCACATTGGTTGGCGGCGGGGCGCCACTGGGCCTTGTCATGATGTCCACGGCATTCTTGAAGAGTTGCGTTTTCACAAAGTCTGTGGCGGCGGAATTCAGATCCTTGCTGGCGCCATAGTTACACTTGACGTAGCCGTACAGATTGGCGGCATTCAGCGCAATGGCGATCATCACCAGCAGTAGCCATTTGAACTTTAGGCCAAATAGGGCAAACAGGAAGAAGAGGCTCCAGAAGACGGGACAGAGTATGAGTCCCAGCCAGAAGATGCGCTGCTCGTTCTTGTTGACCCGACTCTGATAGGATTCAGACTGCGTTTCATTATCAAGAGCAACCTAGTTAGCTTATCTCGTGACTCACGTTCTTGGACTCAAACACCCAGTGCGATACGCCATCGTCGTCGACATAGTTCCACCAGCGGAGACCGACCAGCAATCTTCCCGAGATGTTCTTCACCGTCCAGAAGTCGGCGGACAGGAAGAGCACCACAAAAACGAAGCTGGTGATGAAGGAGTCGCTGAACCAGCCACAAAACATATAGATCACGATGGCGGCGCCCCTGAAGAACAGGTGGAAGAAGGTGACGTACGGATGCCTGTGGAGTACACGCGTTGGGTGGGGGTTAATGGAATTGATCAACAAACACGATGGTTCTGCCTACGTGTATTTCTGGCCCGCGCGACTGGGATCCCGCATGTCGTCCTCCTCGCCGAAGGGTATCGTGTCATCGTCGAGCAGCGGCACCTGTGTAACACGTATGTGAAATTAGTTAAGCTTGCCTAGATTGAAAATGGGAGTTTTTCGTAGAAAACCTCGGATCGTATTGTCAGAATGGCACCCCAATAAAGCTGGTTGTTAGGTGTTAGTGCGGCATACATACATTTCTTACCGTAGCGGAGGCCATGCTTGTGTTGGGCTTGACGTTTAATTCCTAGTTGGGTGCAATTTTCATGGATTTTCTAGCTTTTTCAAGGgttttaatacattttctttgcctggaacgtttttgttgtttctgcctGCGTAGCCTTCTATCGTTATCGCACTAAGTCGATAGCTCCCAGGGCTGAAGTGGCTATTTCAGTTCGATTGGGTTGGCAGCACCAAAAGCTATCGAGTTTTAAACCTATCGTATTTGAAATCTTTACTATCTTGCTAATTTTTATAGACAAAAATATTAGAGAATATTACAGAATGTGGttataacttttatttatatgaccaagtaataaaaaatgagttatttattaaaacattagTTTTGACGGAGCATGTTAGGTAATAAAGGCAGAAACAATTTACCTGAGATCATTTTTATGTTGTGTGACCCGGATTCTCAATGTTACATTTTTGTGGCTCAAAACCTGTAAAGCGTGCAAAAAGTTGCGCTCCAACCGCAGAGGAAGCCATTGAAATGCAGCATCCAACACTTGCCAAGTTGGCCCACAATTTGAAAACTTCATCAGTAGCTCGTTGATCGTCTGCTCTTTCGGTCGAACTAAACAGCCAACGTTTCAGGATGGAAAAATGCCGTGCCTCCTCTAGGATAGTAATAATCGGGGCAGGAGTTTCGGGGATTGCGGCCGCCACACGACTCCTGCAGAACAATTTCCATAATGTCCAGATCCTGGAGGCGGAGAATCGCATCGGCGGGCGGATTAACACCGTATATTTTGGTGACAACGTCATCGATTTGGGGGCCCAGTGGTGTCATGGAAAGCAGCAAAATTGTGTGTACGACATGGTCAAGGACATGGGTATCCTGCACGAGACGGGCGACTATTACAGTCCCATCAAGCGGGTGAGATCCAACAAGGAGGTGATCCCGCATGAACTGGCCACCAAAATTCACGACATTGCCGTGAAAAGCATGCCCAGTGGACCACATCCGGTTGTCGGTTCCTTTGGCACCCACCTGGCGCAGGCCTACTGGCGCAGGATCGAGAGCGAGCTACCCGAGCTGGACAGGACGGTGGCTAGTGAGTCCTTGAATACGTTTGCGAAGCATGAAAGCTCTATAATTGGAGCGGACAATCTATTCGAGGTCTCGGTGAGGGAGCACATCGAGTACCACGAATGTGATGGCGACAAGCTGCTCCACTGGGGAACGAAGGGCTACCGACGCTTCCTGCGCCTGCTGATGCATGTCAGCGAGGATTCGCCAGAGGAGCTGGGTTTACTGGAGGGACGCGTTCAACTGGCCAAGAAGGTGACCAAGATCGAGT from Drosophila yakuba strain Tai18E2 chromosome 3L, Prin_Dyak_Tai18E2_2.1, whole genome shotgun sequence carries:
- the LOC6532634 gene encoding protein Pixie, whose translation is MSRRKENEEVDKQTRIAIVSDDKCKPKRCRQECKKTCPVVRMGKLCIEVTPTSKIASLSEELCIGCGICVKKCPFEAITIINLPSNLEKHTTHRYSKNSFKLHRLPIPRPGEVLGLVGQNGIGKSTALKILAGKQKPNLGKYANPPDWTEILSYFRGSELQNYFTKILEDNLKALVKPQYVDQIPKAVRGAVGDLLDKKDERDLQTKICEMLDLSHIRDREIAQLSGGELQRFAIAMVCIQNADIFMFDEPSSYLDVKQRLNAALTIRSLLHPTKFIIVVEHDLSVLDYLSDFICCLYGVPGCYGVVTMPFSVREGINIFLDGFVPTENMRFRTESLTFKVSESATEEEIKRMNHYVYPAMVKTLGKFELTVEKGHFSDSEILVLLGENGTGKTTFIRMLAGNLQPDGEVELPMLNISYKPQKISPKFQNHVRHLLHDKIRDAYVHPQFIADVMKPMKIEEIMDQEVQNLSGGELQRVALVLCLGKPADVYLIDEPSAYLDSEQRLVAAKVIKRYILHAKKTGFVVEHDFIMATYLADRVIVIEGQPSVKTTAFSPQSLLNGMNRFLELLGITFRRDPNNFRPRINKNNSVKDTEQKRSGQFFFLEDEACN
- the LOC6532635 gene encoding myotubularin-related protein 9 encodes the protein MEFADLIKTPKLDGVLLHDPSNAGASGATVGTLCITGHHLLLSARQETSQELWLLHQNIDCVEKKPSLSQNVVVGGLITLKCKDLRIISLEIKCGKEFFNVAASLEALSAIQNTELLYPFFYRPMYSILEDGYTMFRPELEFAKLISGVGMGGGSSPNVANITICMPSTSTSTLTVGAGIPHPLQNGFAIDALAGGGVGGVGGGALQGPQASCEWRITNVNRDFSVCATYGATLIVPKAITDEQIVLSAAFRDGGRFPVLSYRHENGATLMRSSQPQSIQGIKRCRADEAILNLVLGRSRKGFIVDTWGKGKSNTETDLHYSQWKKVNRSIGNVSSPASILDSFARLIEACNDLGCSTDKWLSRLESSGWLSLVLNSLNASCVVAQCLDQEGSPVLVHGAKGLDSTLIVTSLVQIILNPDCRTVRGLQALIEREWIQAGHPFASRHRFSCYTPNQTRNKTSGATFVLFLDCIYQLYTQFPCSFEFSTQLLILLFEHSHFSQYGTFLCDSERERNELNVHTRTTSLWSYLNRPDVLQTLLNPLYEPNANVIWPSVAPISLELWSDLYLRWVIDQRSSATVMSQIQELVTREKELRTQALKLRKQALELGQEVSTLMKSGNDT
- the LOC6532636 gene encoding uncharacterized Golgi apparatus membrane protein-like protein CG5021 isoform X4, which codes for MASATVPLLDDDTIPFGEEDDMRDPSRAGQKYTHPYVTFFHLFFRGAAIVIYMFCGWFSDSFITSFVFVVLFLSADFWTVKNISGRLLVGLRWWNYVDDDGVSHWVFESKNSRVNKNEQRIFWLGLILCPVFWSLFFLFALFGLKFKWLLLVMIAIALNAANLYGYVKCNYGASKDLNSAATDFVKTQLFKNAVDIMTRPSGAPPPTNVRPTGVV
- the LOC6532636 gene encoding uncharacterized Golgi apparatus membrane protein-like protein CG5021 isoform X2 produces the protein MASATVPLLDDDTIPFGEEDDMRDPSRAGQKYTHPYVTFFHLFFRGAAIVIYMFCGWFSDSFITSFVFVVLFLSADFWTVKNISGRLLVGLRWWNYVDDDGVSHWVFESKNSESYQSRVNKNEQRIFWLGLILCPVFWSLFFLFALFGLKFKWLLLVMIAIALNAANLYGYVKCNYGASKDLNSAATDFVKTQLFKNAVDIMTRPSGAPPPTNVRPTGVV
- the LOC6532636 gene encoding uncharacterized Golgi apparatus membrane protein-like protein CG5021 isoform X3 — its product is MASATVRNVPLLDDDTIPFGEEDDMRDPSRAGQKYTHPYVTFFHLFFRGAAIVIYMFCGWFSDSFITSFVFVVLFLSADFWTVKNISGRLLVGLRWWNYVDDDGVSHWVFESKNSRVNKNEQRIFWLGLILCPVFWSLFFLFALFGLKFKWLLLVMIAIALNAANLYGYVKCNYGASKDLNSAATDFVKTQLFKNAVDIMTRPSGAPPPTNVRPTGVV
- the LOC6532636 gene encoding uncharacterized Golgi apparatus membrane protein-like protein CG5021 isoform X1, with the translated sequence MASATVRNVPLLDDDTIPFGEEDDMRDPSRAGQKYTHPYVTFFHLFFRGAAIVIYMFCGWFSDSFITSFVFVVLFLSADFWTVKNISGRLLVGLRWWNYVDDDGVSHWVFESKNSESYQSRVNKNEQRIFWLGLILCPVFWSLFFLFALFGLKFKWLLLVMIAIALNAANLYGYVKCNYGASKDLNSAATDFVKTQLFKNAVDIMTRPSGAPPPTNVRPTGVV